A genome region from Manihot esculenta cultivar AM560-2 chromosome 5, M.esculenta_v8, whole genome shotgun sequence includes the following:
- the LOC122723676 gene encoding auxin-induced protein 15A-like has product MSSIVRKLWGCGARSLHQRSADVPEGYIRVYVGKDIHLQCKFQMEANYLNHPLFEDLLRVSQEEFGYSYDGALRIACDIQLFHYLMHLLKTSNPSAHYMQLPDLISSFHKSTQHLLSHHPTH; this is encoded by the coding sequence atgagttcaaTCGTAAGAAAGCTATGGGGCTGTGGAGCGAGGAGCCTCCATCAGAGATCAGCAGATGTCCCAGAAGGCTACATTAGAGTTTACGTTGGGAAAGACATCCACTTGCAATGTAAGTTTCAGATGGAAGCTAATTATCTGAATCATCCTCTGTTTGAAGACCTACTTCGTGTCTCCCAGGAAGAGTTCGGCTACTCCTACGATGGAGCACTCAGGATTGCCTGCGACATCCAGCTTTTCCACTACCTTATGCACCTGCTTAAGACCAGTAATCCCTCTGCTCATTACATGCAACTTCCTGATCTCatttcaagttttcataagTCTACTCAACACCTTCTTTCTCATCATCCTACACATTGA